The following coding sequences are from one Candidatus Cetobacterium colombiensis window:
- a CDS encoding outer membrane protein produces the protein MNNKFISCLTLSSFLMINSSILAFDFSKAGGDIEVGFKVKDYEEGGASRNFREGNVTLTLKPNKDKGLAFKFGFADRVFNESKTSKNKEQSREMSEFYIENMYIWGKLMFRPEIGLKYTDFHNDEMNLDSAKEYRFYPKFTYTFNRNWSLYSRGFIGYTELKDSYVSKDWATGKINSESRYGYKHRLEGGARYTFNRKHALSVAYADDRNDVNKFDYDVDGSQIRFRYHYSPTRTLKLVPFFFWGIDGERVSTNGAKTDVKRDMLGVNTHYNITKNVELIAKVNYEWRDDNADVGGKGNKDHWFYSGAIKYSF, from the coding sequence ATGAATAATAAGTTTATATCTTGTTTAACACTTTCATCTTTTTTAATGATTAATAGCTCTATTTTAGCTTTTGATTTTAGTAAAGCTGGAGGAGATATTGAAGTTGGATTTAAAGTTAAAGATTATGAAGAGGGTGGTGCTTCTAGAAACTTTAGAGAAGGAAATGTTACTTTAACTTTAAAACCAAATAAAGATAAAGGACTTGCGTTTAAATTTGGATTTGCCGATAGAGTTTTTAATGAAAGCAAAACTTCTAAAAACAAAGAGCAAAGCAGAGAGATGTCTGAGTTTTATATTGAAAATATGTATATTTGGGGAAAGCTTATGTTTAGACCTGAAATTGGTTTAAAATATACTGATTTCCACAATGATGAAATGAATTTAGATTCTGCGAAAGAGTACAGATTCTATCCAAAATTTACTTATACTTTTAATAGAAATTGGAGCCTATACTCTAGAGGATTTATAGGATATACGGAATTAAAAGATTCTTACGTTTCAAAAGATTGGGCCACAGGAAAAATCAATTCGGAATCTAGATATGGTTATAAGCATAGATTAGAAGGTGGAGCTAGATATACTTTTAATAGAAAACACGCTCTTTCTGTAGCTTATGCAGATGACAGAAATGATGTTAATAAATTTGACTATGACGTTGATGGAAGCCAAATTAGATTTAGATATCACTATTCACCAACTAGAACTTTAAAACTAGTTCCTTTCTTTTTCTGGGGAATTGATGGTGAAAGAGTTTCAACTAATGGAGCAAAAACAGATGTTAAAAGAGATATGTTAGGAGTTAATACTCACTATAACATTACAAAAAATGTTGAGCTTATAGCTAAAGTTAACTATGAGTGGAGAGATGATAATGCAGATGTAGGTGGAAAAGGTAACAAAGATCACTGGTTCTACTCTGGAGCAATAAAATATTCATTTTAA
- a CDS encoding ABC-F family ATP-binding cassette domain-containing protein gives MNIIEFKNVSKSFFSQNLYKHVDLEINSGDKIALVGNNGTGKSTLIKLITGAENPDRGTVVREEEAVISCFDQFGRVDLDSKVQDLLNSPFEKVMNVQKELDAVSTEFTGDMDNDEKVMEKYSKLSDEFESLGGYSYLHIQSEFIDTFELNDKLDKKFRELSGGERQYIRLAITLFSNSDLIILDEPLSFFDKKKTAWLTSYINDSTKAFLVISHNIDFIRTFATRIFDIDNNKVGVYDCNHPAYLKEKKVRIAEDKKKNRETEETIEETQEAIEKKLKLLERCNNKHAHAVILRRMRKELERLQRERIKFSPEYKYDYIDAPEDVMITGKKEFEGPIVVLKDVMKEYPDKLLYKDANLVVDKDTKICIVGENGSGKSTLLKIIAGLDKPTSGEVFINEKATIAFIEQDTIFENENMYIKDYLKEKTGLSEEFIEAAIDNLYNNELEFRDKRIFMLSGGEKKRLEIFTNTLMETDLLIIDEPSTYMDDYSRTAIANMLLDYPGAVILVSHDKVLMRRISFVTYDIRDNRFRVKN, from the coding sequence ATGAATATAATAGAGTTTAAAAATGTATCAAAATCATTTTTTTCACAAAATTTATATAAACATGTGGATTTAGAGATAAATTCTGGAGACAAGATAGCTTTAGTTGGAAACAATGGAACAGGAAAGTCTACTTTAATAAAACTTATAACTGGAGCAGAGAATCCAGATAGAGGAACTGTAGTTAGAGAAGAAGAGGCTGTAATATCTTGCTTTGATCAATTTGGAAGAGTAGATTTAGATAGCAAAGTTCAAGATTTATTAAATTCACCTTTTGAAAAAGTTATGAATGTTCAAAAGGAGTTAGATGCTGTATCGACAGAGTTTACAGGAGATATGGATAATGATGAGAAAGTAATGGAAAAATATTCTAAACTTTCAGATGAGTTTGAAAGTTTAGGAGGATATTCTTATTTACATATTCAGTCTGAGTTTATAGATACTTTTGAATTAAATGATAAATTAGATAAAAAATTTAGAGAGTTAAGTGGAGGAGAAAGACAATATATAAGATTAGCAATAACTTTATTTAGTAATTCTGATTTAATAATATTAGATGAACCTTTATCATTCTTTGATAAGAAAAAAACAGCATGGTTAACAAGCTATATTAACGATAGTACTAAGGCTTTCTTAGTTATATCACACAATATAGATTTTATAAGAACTTTTGCAACAAGAATCTTTGATATAGATAATAATAAAGTTGGAGTATATGATTGTAATCACCCTGCTTATTTAAAAGAAAAGAAAGTAAGAATAGCAGAAGATAAAAAGAAAAATAGAGAAACAGAAGAAACTATAGAAGAAACTCAAGAAGCAATTGAGAAAAAATTAAAACTTTTAGAGAGATGTAATAATAAGCATGCTCATGCAGTAATTTTAAGAAGAATGAGAAAAGAGTTAGAAAGATTACAAAGAGAGAGAATAAAGTTTTCTCCAGAGTATAAGTATGACTATATAGATGCTCCAGAGGATGTTATGATTACAGGAAAAAAAGAGTTTGAAGGTCCAATAGTAGTTTTAAAAGATGTAATGAAAGAGTATCCAGATAAATTATTATATAAAGATGCAAATTTAGTAGTAGATAAAGATACAAAAATTTGTATAGTGGGAGAAAATGGATCAGGAAAATCTACTTTATTAAAGATAATAGCTGGACTTGATAAGCCAACATCAGGAGAAGTATTTATAAATGAAAAAGCAACAATAGCATTTATAGAGCAAGATACTATTTTTGAAAATGAAAATATGTATATTAAAGATTATTTAAAAGAAAAAACAGGACTTTCTGAAGAGTTTATAGAAGCTGCAATTGATAATCTTTACAATAATGAGTTAGAGTTTAGAGATAAAAGAATATTTATGCTATCAGGAGGAGAGAAAAAGAGATTAGAGATATTTACAAATACTCTAATGGAAACAGATCTACTGATAATAGATGAGCCATCAACTTATATGGATGATTATTCTAGAACAGCGATAGCAAATATGTTATTAGATTATCCAGGAGCAGTTATTTTAGTAAGTCATGATAAAGTACTAATGAGAAGAATTAGTTTTGTAACTTATGATATTCGTGACAATAGATTTAGAGTAAAAAATTAA
- a CDS encoding energy-coupling factor transporter transmembrane component T family protein, giving the protein MSRAGTLYIEKNSPIHKIDGSIKFLLLLIWTASVFLFNDFRVFVTFFIVGMGLLAIAKIPFKSIKPLFIFIVMFTIMNSLFLIVVTPEYGSTLTGTTTPILTIKGITLSAETIWFAITLSMKYLAVFPIMMLFIFTTHPSKFASSLNKIGVSYKVAYAINIALRYIPDVRDEFKNIMHAQEARGVAFRKEDANIITRLKNYNTILFPLVLSSLNRVEVVSNAMDLRGFGHKNKRTWYSSQKYSSLDFFTLFLMILMLVLSIYLKIYILKGFWYPFS; this is encoded by the coding sequence ATGTCTAGAGCTGGTACTTTATATATTGAGAAAAACTCTCCAATTCATAAAATTGATGGAAGTATAAAGTTTTTATTACTTCTTATTTGGACAGCATCAGTATTTTTATTTAATGATTTTAGAGTGTTTGTAACATTCTTTATCGTTGGAATGGGATTATTAGCTATAGCTAAAATTCCATTTAAATCTATAAAACCTTTATTTATATTTATTGTTATGTTTACCATTATGAATTCCTTATTTTTAATAGTTGTAACTCCTGAATATGGTTCAACTTTAACAGGAACAACTACTCCAATATTAACAATAAAAGGAATAACTCTATCTGCTGAAACAATTTGGTTTGCAATTACTTTATCTATGAAATATCTTGCTGTTTTTCCTATAATGATGTTATTTATTTTCACAACTCATCCTAGTAAATTTGCAAGCAGTTTAAATAAAATTGGAGTTTCTTACAAAGTTGCGTATGCTATAAATATTGCACTTAGATATATTCCTGATGTTAGAGATGAATTTAAAAATATTATGCATGCTCAAGAAGCTAGAGGAGTTGCTTTTAGAAAAGAAGATGCAAATATTATAACAAGACTTAAAAATTATAATACTATTTTATTTCCACTAGTTCTTTCTTCTTTAAATAGAGTTGAAGTTGTTTCTAACGCTATGGATTTAAGAGGATTTGGTCATAAAAATAAAAGAACTTGGTATAGTTCTCAAAAATATAGTTCTTTAGATTTCTTTACTTTATTCTTAATGATTTTAATGTTAGTTTTATCTATTTACTTAAAAATATATATTTTAAAAGGATTTTGGTATCCTTTTAGTTAA
- a CDS encoding glycoside hydrolase family 2 TIM barrel-domain containing protein: protein MENLHNPKVFKINRLSAHSAHKYQGLNIEWKKCLNGVWDFSYCDSPNWTKIQVPGHMELQGYGDPQYVNTMYPWDGRENLEPGEVPKEFNPFGIYKKEIEVPKDWKNRPIYISFQGVESCLELYCNGEFVGYSEDSFTPSEFDLTQYLKDGKNEITAKVYKWCSGSWLEDQDFWRFAGIFRDVYLYSVPDVHVRDMFITSDLSSGFKKANLKNILKIQSYEETLVDVEMELLDKGEVVLKVEEKNVKVDKDIKLELNKKLENPKLWSAEKPNLYDVRVIIKNSETGKVIEECSQKFGFRKFEISDKIMKINGERIVFKGVNRHEFNCYRGRAVTEEDMIWDIKFLKANNFNSVRTSHYPNQTRWYELCDEYGLYVIDEVNLETHGTWQILGLPCTEKVIPNNNPEWLENIIDRAKSMFERDKNYPSVVIWSCGNESFGGENLFKMSEFLRSLDKTRVIHYEGVFWDRRYDKTSDMESRMYAKVYEIEKYLQETPEKPFLLCEYSHAMGNSNGGLHKYTELEKKYPMYQGGFIWDYIDQSLMKKDPFGNDYLAFGGDFGDRPTDYNFCVNGIVYGDRRPSPKVQEIKQLFSDYKINVDEKTFTIDNQSLFTNCNEYNTKVKLLKNGVKIFEEILECSVKPLSEKEFKLNLPKVKENGEYTIEVSLHLKEERFYAPKDHEICFGQKVYKVEKKLKEKLEGKPILINGGFNIGIQTKNMELIFSKAYGGLISLKFCGKQFVDGVVMPNFWRASTDNDRGNKMPFRYAQWKLASMYAKMTNVEAIEKENSVEIKAIYELPTNPITTCELIYEGFANGKLKVSMSYDGAENLPDMPLFGMSYKIPKEYSEIKWYGMGPDENYIDRVHGAKLGIFETDVNRNMSEYVIPQECGNRIGTRWAEITDKTGFGLRISSEDSFEFSALPYTVSEIESAYHHYELPKSHCTALNINKVQMGVGGDDSWGALIHDEYLVPSNKKYEFNYILECNI from the coding sequence ATGGAAAACTTACACAATCCAAAAGTTTTTAAAATAAATAGATTAAGTGCACATTCAGCTCATAAATATCAAGGTTTAAATATAGAATGGAAAAAATGTTTAAATGGAGTTTGGGATTTTTCTTATTGCGATTCACCAAATTGGACAAAAATACAGGTACCTGGTCATATGGAACTTCAAGGATATGGAGATCCGCAATATGTTAATACAATGTACCCTTGGGACGGAAGAGAAAATTTAGAACCAGGAGAAGTACCAAAAGAATTTAATCCTTTTGGAATATATAAAAAAGAAATTGAAGTTCCAAAAGATTGGAAAAATAGGCCAATTTATATATCTTTCCAAGGAGTTGAGTCTTGCTTAGAGTTATACTGTAATGGAGAGTTTGTTGGGTATAGCGAAGATAGTTTCACACCGAGTGAATTTGATTTAACTCAATATTTAAAAGATGGAAAAAATGAAATAACAGCAAAAGTTTATAAATGGTGTAGCGGAAGTTGGTTAGAAGATCAAGATTTTTGGAGATTTGCAGGAATCTTTAGAGATGTTTATTTATATTCTGTACCTGATGTACATGTGAGAGATATGTTTATAACATCTGATTTATCAAGTGGATTTAAAAAAGCAAATTTAAAAAATATTTTAAAAATTCAAAGTTACGAAGAAACTTTAGTAGATGTTGAAATGGAACTTTTAGACAAAGGAGAAGTTGTTTTAAAAGTTGAAGAAAAAAATGTAAAAGTTGACAAAGATATTAAATTAGAATTAAATAAAAAATTAGAAAATCCAAAACTTTGGAGTGCAGAAAAACCAAATCTTTATGATGTAAGAGTTATAATTAAAAATTCTGAAACAGGAAAAGTGATTGAAGAGTGTTCTCAAAAATTTGGATTTAGAAAATTTGAAATTTCTGATAAAATAATGAAAATAAATGGAGAAAGAATAGTTTTCAAAGGAGTTAATAGACACGAATTTAATTGTTATAGAGGTAGAGCTGTAACAGAAGAAGACATGATTTGGGATATAAAATTTTTAAAAGCTAATAATTTTAACTCTGTAAGAACGTCTCATTATCCAAATCAAACAAGATGGTATGAGTTATGTGACGAGTATGGATTATACGTAATTGATGAAGTTAATTTAGAAACTCATGGAACTTGGCAAATATTAGGTTTACCTTGTACAGAAAAAGTTATCCCTAACAATAATCCAGAATGGTTAGAAAATATAATTGATAGAGCAAAATCTATGTTTGAGAGAGATAAAAATTATCCGTCAGTTGTAATTTGGTCTTGTGGTAATGAATCTTTTGGAGGAGAAAATTTATTTAAAATGTCTGAATTTTTAAGAAGTTTAGATAAAACGAGAGTTATCCATTACGAAGGTGTATTCTGGGATAGAAGATACGATAAAACTTCTGATATGGAAAGTAGAATGTATGCTAAAGTATATGAAATAGAAAAATATTTACAAGAAACACCAGAAAAACCATTTTTACTATGCGAATATTCTCACGCAATGGGAAATTCAAATGGAGGACTACATAAATATACAGAACTAGAGAAAAAATACCCAATGTATCAAGGTGGATTTATTTGGGATTACATTGATCAATCACTAATGAAGAAAGATCCATTTGGAAATGATTATCTTGCTTTTGGGGGAGATTTTGGAGATAGACCAACAGATTATAATTTCTGTGTAAATGGAATTGTTTATGGAGATAGAAGACCTTCTCCTAAAGTACAAGAAATTAAGCAATTATTCTCAGATTATAAAATAAATGTTGACGAAAAAACATTTACAATAGATAATCAGAGTTTATTTACAAATTGCAATGAGTATAATACAAAAGTAAAATTATTAAAAAATGGTGTAAAAATATTTGAAGAGATTTTAGAGTGTAGTGTAAAACCATTATCAGAAAAAGAGTTTAAATTAAATCTTCCAAAAGTTAAAGAAAATGGAGAATACACTATAGAAGTTTCTTTACATTTAAAAGAGGAGAGATTCTATGCTCCAAAAGATCATGAAATTTGTTTTGGACAAAAAGTTTATAAAGTTGAAAAGAAATTAAAAGAAAAATTAGAGGGAAAACCTATTTTAATAAACGGTGGATTTAATATAGGAATTCAAACTAAAAATATGGAATTAATATTTTCTAAAGCTTATGGAGGATTAATTTCATTAAAGTTCTGTGGAAAACAGTTTGTAGATGGAGTTGTTATGCCAAACTTCTGGAGAGCTTCAACTGACAATGATAGAGGAAACAAGATGCCATTTAGATATGCACAGTGGAAACTTGCTTCAATGTACGCAAAAATGACTAATGTAGAAGCGATAGAAAAAGAAAATTCAGTGGAAATAAAAGCTATATATGAGCTTCCAACAAATCCAATAACAACTTGTGAACTTATATATGAAGGATTTGCAAATGGAAAACTAAAAGTTTCTATGAGCTATGATGGAGCAGAAAATTTACCTGATATGCCACTATTTGGAATGAGCTATAAAATACCAAAAGAGTATAGTGAAATAAAATGGTATGGAATGGGACCAGATGAAAACTATATTGATAGAGTTCATGGAGCTAAACTTGGAATTTTTGAAACAGATGTAAACAGAAATATGAGTGAATACGTAATTCCTCAAGAATGTGGAAATAGAATAGGAACTAGATGGGCAGAAATTACAGATAAAACTGGATTTGGTTTAAGAATTTCCAGTGAAGATTCTTTTGAGTTCAGTGCATTACCTTATACAGTAAGTGAAATCGAAAGTGCTTATCACCATTATGAGCTTCCAAAATCTCATTGTACAGCTTTAAATATAAATAAAGTTCAAATGGGAGTTGGAGGAGATGACTCTTGGGGGGCACTGATACATGATGAATATTTAGTACCAAGTAATAAAAAATATGAGTTCAATTATATTTTAGAATGTAATATTTAA
- a CDS encoding M48 family metallopeptidase, with protein sequence MEYNVIIYKKNIKNVILKVKHNGIVTLSVPKKTPNSFIETFLNSKKEWILKNLEKIKKNSTKAVDKSYKNGDNIEYLGKIYILEIFKSSSNKICVEDKYFKIYTTKEINKKNIEAIIYKWYKDKALEIFKISLNKYSNLIGEKFIDFKIRKMKRRWGSCRFVQRIITLNIELIKKPIECIDYVSLHEVAHLKHPHHKKEFWDFISIYMPDWKLRKERLDKYD encoded by the coding sequence ATGGAATATAATGTAATTATTTATAAAAAAAATATAAAAAATGTTATTCTCAAAGTTAAACATAATGGTATTGTAACTTTATCTGTCCCTAAAAAAACTCCTAATAGCTTTATCGAAACATTCTTAAATTCTAAAAAAGAATGGATTTTAAAAAATCTTGAAAAAATTAAAAAAAATTCTACCAAAGCAGTTGACAAATCATATAAAAATGGAGACAATATAGAGTATCTTGGTAAAATTTATATTTTAGAAATTTTTAAAAGTTCTTCTAATAAAATTTGTGTTGAGGATAAATATTTTAAAATCTACACAACTAAAGAAATTAATAAAAAAAATATTGAAGCCATTATTTACAAGTGGTACAAAGACAAAGCTTTAGAAATTTTTAAAATATCTTTAAATAAATATAGCAATCTTATCGGTGAAAAATTTATAGATTTCAAAATTCGAAAAATGAAACGACGTTGGGGTTCTTGTAGGTTTGTTCAAAGAATTATTACACTAAATATTGAACTTATAAAAAAACCTATCGAATGTATTGATTATGTATCTTTACATGAAGTAGCTCATTTAAAACATCCACATCATAAAAAAGAATTTTGGGATTTTATATCAATTTATATGCCTGATTGGAAGCTTAGAAAAGAAAGGTTGGACAAATATGATTAA
- a CDS encoding EpsG family protein, whose translation MIFVLGIFGVFLFYTVAFTEDPYEKFLLIIPVFFLTVYTGTRFNVGGYDYHVYKYFYELPAFQNPYGYELFFVLFRDILKFIGLNYNYFLLFLSLISNFFIYKLFISYSSYATLSFLIYLSTFYYWHNFTIIRNFIAILIFWISLKYIIERKFIVYISLITLACFFHKTAIILYPFYFLLNYRFTKKSLILLYLFSFVINPLSFFIFKFNISFLGLSERLNRYRHIVEHGNFFEFSELFIFTIALIFFLKDYTNKENVIINLNVFALFIFITFYRFAIILRFLEYFRLGVFVGIPLLLFNIRNKHLKYIMLSLLFMYLTFKYYDTITAYAIYNYKTWLI comes from the coding sequence ATGATTTTTGTCCTAGGAATATTTGGAGTTTTTCTTTTCTATACAGTTGCTTTTACAGAGGATCCTTACGAAAAATTTTTACTTATAATACCTGTTTTTTTTCTTACTGTATACACTGGTACAAGATTTAATGTAGGTGGATATGATTACCATGTTTATAAGTATTTTTATGAACTCCCAGCTTTTCAAAATCCATATGGTTATGAACTATTTTTTGTTTTATTTAGAGATATTTTAAAATTTATTGGTTTAAATTATAACTATTTTTTACTTTTTTTAAGTTTAATATCTAATTTTTTTATTTATAAATTATTTATAAGTTATAGTTCTTATGCTACGCTTTCATTTTTAATATATTTATCTACTTTTTACTATTGGCATAATTTTACAATCATTAGAAACTTTATAGCTATTCTAATCTTTTGGATAAGTTTAAAATATATAATTGAAAGAAAATTTATAGTTTATATTTCTCTTATTACCTTAGCTTGTTTTTTTCATAAAACAGCCATTATTCTTTACCCATTTTATTTTTTATTAAATTATCGTTTTACTAAAAAATCTTTAATTTTACTTTATCTTTTTTCATTCGTTATTAATCCTTTATCTTTTTTTATTTTTAAATTTAATATAAGTTTTTTAGGATTAAGTGAACGTTTAAATAGATATAGACATATTGTTGAACATGGAAACTTTTTTGAATTTTCAGAACTATTCATATTTACTATAGCTCTAATTTTCTTTTTAAAAGATTATACCAATAAAGAAAATGTAATAATTAATCTTAATGTATTTGCTCTTTTTATTTTTATTACTTTTTATAGATTTGCAATTATCTTAAGATTTTTAGAATATTTTAGATTAGGAGTTTTTGTCGGTATTCCCCTTCTTCTTTTTAATATAAGAAATAAACACTTAAAGTATATTATGTTATCTTTACTTTTCATGTATTTAACCTTTAAATACTATGACACTATTACAGCTTATGCTATTTACAACTATAAAACCTGGTTAATTTAA
- a CDS encoding ECF-type riboflavin transporter substrate-binding protein has translation MIKKYNGEDGFRYYVKKTELFSTKSVVAIGIGAALYSVLSGVAIPVGPNTSFRIAVALLTIFGAIFGPLVGFFVGFVGHALNDMIMWGSVWFSWVFLSAVIGLFGGLITLDKSFSLETGHVTKMHIFKMYVYAILGMIFAGLAAYVGDVYFYGEPAQKVWIQIALATLTNFAVTAMLGIPIILGIAARKRKYSNLKIDD, from the coding sequence ATGATTAAAAAGTATAATGGAGAAGATGGGTTCAGATATTATGTAAAAAAAACTGAATTATTCTCTACAAAAAGTGTTGTAGCTATTGGTATAGGTGCAGCTTTATATAGTGTTCTTTCTGGAGTTGCTATTCCAGTGGGACCAAATACTTCATTTAGAATCGCCGTGGCTCTTCTTACAATTTTTGGAGCAATTTTTGGTCCTTTAGTAGGATTTTTTGTTGGATTTGTAGGTCACGCTCTTAATGATATGATTATGTGGGGAAGTGTTTGGTTTAGTTGGGTATTCTTATCTGCAGTTATCGGCTTGTTTGGTGGACTTATCACTTTAGACAAAAGTTTTTCACTTGAAACAGGTCACGTTACTAAAATGCATATATTTAAAATGTATGTTTATGCTATTTTAGGAATGATCTTCGCAGGTTTAGCTGCTTATGTTGGTGATGTTTACTTTTATGGTGAACCAGCTCAAAAAGTTTGGATTCAAATAGCTTTAGCTACTTTAACAAATTTTGCAGTTACTGCAATGCTGGGAATTCCTATAATTCTTGGAATTGCTGCTAGAAAAAGAAAATATTCAAATTTAAAAATAGATGATTAA
- a CDS encoding ABC transporter ATP-binding protein, whose product MINVVEFKNFTFKYINQLEPTLKNINLEIKKGEKVLIAGPSGSGKSTLGSCLNGIVPFSKEGGFRGTLTVNGIEPYESSIFEISKLVGTVLQDQDGQFIGLSVGEDVSFIDENNLVPQDEMIENTKKALKNVGMEGFINHSPQELSGGQKQSVSLAGIMRSPAEILLFDEPLANLDPYSGKHAMKLICDIQKKTGKTIIVIEHRIEDVLEQDFDRVIILNNGEVVANGTPEELFRKDMFRKFGLREPLYIEALKYSGVNLETDAIYPITKIGTSENILKVKTWCDSIKIKNKTFKDEILKVENVNFSYDEEKNILNNINFSLNRGEILALLGNNGAGKSTLCKVITGIEKESSGDIICLGKSIKKDSIKRRGEKIGFVMQNPNHMITQETLLEEVQFGLKIRGIKDFSQRAEKALEVCGLHEFRNWPVTSLSYGQKKRLTIAAILALEPEVLILDEPTAGQDYKRYKEFMNFIKEIAQNRVGIILITHDMHLALEYANRSIVLCNGTLIANDTPTIILGQTELMEKSNLKETSLSKMAEIMDLDSEILMNSFINFENQGGMN is encoded by the coding sequence ATGATTAATGTAGTAGAATTTAAAAATTTTACTTTTAAATACATAAACCAGTTAGAACCTACTCTAAAAAATATTAATTTAGAGATTAAAAAAGGTGAAAAAGTTTTAATTGCTGGGCCTAGTGGTAGTGGAAAATCTACTTTAGGTAGTTGTTTAAATGGTATTGTTCCCTTTTCTAAAGAGGGTGGTTTTAGAGGTACTTTAACTGTAAATGGAATTGAACCTTATGAAAGTAGTATTTTTGAAATAAGTAAACTTGTTGGTACTGTTTTACAAGATCAAGATGGTCAATTTATTGGTCTTAGTGTTGGAGAAGATGTTTCTTTTATAGATGAAAACAATCTTGTTCCTCAAGATGAAATGATAGAGAACACAAAAAAAGCTCTAAAAAATGTTGGGATGGAGGGATTCATCAATCATAGTCCTCAAGAACTTTCTGGAGGTCAAAAGCAATCTGTATCTTTAGCTGGAATAATGAGAAGTCCTGCTGAAATTTTACTTTTTGATGAACCTTTAGCTAATTTAGATCCATATAGTGGAAAACATGCTATGAAATTAATTTGTGATATTCAGAAAAAAACTGGAAAAACAATAATTGTAATTGAACATAGAATTGAAGATGTTCTAGAGCAAGACTTTGATAGAGTTATTATCTTAAATAATGGAGAAGTTGTTGCTAATGGAACTCCTGAAGAACTTTTTAGAAAAGATATGTTTAGAAAGTTTGGTTTAAGAGAACCTCTTTATATAGAAGCTTTAAAATATTCTGGTGTTAATTTAGAAACAGATGCTATTTATCCTATAACAAAAATAGGAACTTCTGAAAATATTTTAAAAGTTAAAACTTGGTGTGACTCAATAAAAATTAAAAATAAAACTTTTAAAGATGAAATTTTAAAAGTTGAAAATGTTAACTTTTCATATGATGAGGAGAAAAACATTCTAAATAATATTAATTTTTCACTTAATAGAGGAGAAATTCTTGCTCTTTTAGGAAATAATGGTGCAGGAAAATCAACACTTTGTAAAGTTATAACAGGTATAGAAAAAGAATCTTCTGGAGATATTATCTGTCTTGGAAAAAGTATAAAAAAAGATAGTATAAAAAGAAGAGGAGAAAAAATTGGATTCGTTATGCAAAATCCAAATCATATGATTACTCAAGAAACTCTTTTAGAAGAGGTACAATTTGGATTAAAAATTAGAGGTATTAAAGATTTCTCACAAAGAGCAGAAAAAGCTTTAGAAGTTTGTGGATTACATGAATTTAGAAACTGGCCTGTCACTTCTTTAAGTTATGGCCAAAAGAAAAGACTTACTATTGCTGCTATTTTAGCTTTAGAACCAGAAGTTTTAATTCTTGATGAGCCTACAGCAGGACAAGATTACAAAAGATATAAAGAATTTATGAACTTTATAAAAGAGATTGCACAAAATAGAGTAGGAATTATTTTAATTACCCATGATATGCATCTTGCTCTTGAGTATGCAAATAGATCTATTGTTCTTTGTAATGGAACTTTAATTGCCAATGATACTCCAACTATAATTTTAGGTCAAACAGAATTAATGGAGAAATCTAACTTAAAAGAAACTTCTCTATCTAAAATGGCAGAAATTATGGATTTAGATTCTGAAATATTAATGAACTCTTTCATAAATTTTGAAAACCAAGGAGGGATGAACTAA